A portion of the Adhaeribacter radiodurans genome contains these proteins:
- the mtaB gene encoding tRNA (N(6)-L-threonylcarbamoyladenosine(37)-C(2))-methylthiotransferase MtaB → MKKVAFYTLGCKLNFSETSSISRIFQERGFQKVNFEDQADIYVINTCSVTDNADKKCRKVVKEALKHSPNAFITIVGCYAQLKPQEIASIPGVDAVLGAAEKFQLVDILEDFVKKEKPRIHASAISEANTFHNAYSFGDRTRTFLKVQDGCDYSCSFCTIPLARGKSRSQNVATAVASAKEIAQSGVKEIVLTGVNLGDFGIIPVLGRQETFFDLIKQLDQEVTGIDRFRISSIEPNLLTNEIIQFVAGSQRFVPHFHIPLQSGSDKILRLMRRRYLRELYADRVASIKAVMPHCCIGVDVIVGFPGETEADFLETYNFLNELDISYLHVFPYSERQNTKAIEMAGSVPLSERNRRANMLRILSEKKKRHFYEQHVGRETTVLFEADITNGFMEGFTDNYIRVQVKYDPILVNELKKVRLAGINAVGLMEAEEAFVEVFQH, encoded by the coding sequence ATGAAAAAGGTGGCATTTTATACGTTGGGTTGTAAACTGAATTTTTCGGAAACTTCTTCTATTTCCCGGATTTTTCAGGAGCGGGGTTTTCAAAAAGTAAATTTTGAAGATCAGGCCGATATTTATGTAATTAATACGTGCTCGGTAACGGATAATGCCGATAAAAAATGCCGGAAAGTAGTTAAAGAAGCTTTAAAACACTCGCCTAACGCTTTTATTACTATTGTAGGTTGTTATGCCCAGTTAAAACCGCAGGAAATTGCTTCTATTCCGGGAGTAGATGCTGTATTGGGCGCCGCCGAAAAATTTCAATTAGTGGATATTCTGGAAGATTTTGTAAAAAAAGAAAAACCCCGGATTCACGCCAGCGCTATTTCGGAAGCCAATACGTTTCATAATGCCTATTCTTTCGGCGACCGCACCCGTACTTTCTTAAAAGTGCAGGATGGCTGCGATTATTCGTGTTCTTTCTGTACTATACCTTTAGCTCGCGGTAAAAGCCGCAGCCAAAACGTAGCAACTGCCGTAGCTTCGGCCAAAGAAATTGCGCAAAGCGGCGTAAAAGAAATTGTACTTACCGGTGTTAACCTCGGAGATTTCGGGATTATACCCGTATTGGGCCGCCAGGAAACTTTTTTTGATTTAATTAAACAGCTTGATCAGGAAGTTACCGGAATTGACCGGTTCCGGATTTCTTCGATTGAACCTAATTTGTTAACCAACGAAATAATTCAGTTCGTAGCTGGTTCGCAAAGGTTCGTCCCGCATTTTCATATTCCGCTGCAATCGGGTTCCGATAAAATTTTAAGATTAATGCGCCGCCGCTACTTGCGCGAATTGTACGCCGATCGGGTGGCTTCTATTAAGGCAGTTATGCCGCATTGCTGTATTGGGGTTGATGTAATTGTTGGTTTTCCCGGCGAAACGGAAGCAGATTTCCTCGAAACCTATAATTTCCTGAACGAATTAGATATTAGCTATCTTCACGTTTTTCCTTACTCAGAACGCCAAAATACCAAAGCAATAGAAATGGCGGGCAGTGTACCTCTTTCTGAAAGAAACCGCCGAGCCAATATGCTTCGGATTTTATCTGAAAAGAAAAAACGCCACTTTTACGAACAACATGTTGGCCGCGAAACTACCGTACTTTTTGAAGCCGATATTACCAATGGTTTCATGGAAGGTTTCACCGATAATTACATTCGGGTGCAGGTGAAGTACGATCCCATTTTAGTAAATGAATTAAAAAAAGTGCGATTAGCGGGAATTAATGCTGTTGGTTTAATGGAAGCGGAAGAAGCTTTTGTGGAAGTTTTTCAGCATTAA
- a CDS encoding LTA synthase family protein, with amino-acid sequence MKQAYLRPVIYFFFWLFVSVVIKALFIGYHYTKAAELTFLEIFKVFLYGLRMDASFAAYLCAVPFICFLLESLKKHLYLYRLVNGYTFLIILVVAGLVTADLEMYNAWGYRLDATPLQYLNTPQEMVASVSAAPVFLLTAIFLLLVILFAVIYHRVVNPLLKKKNNAYFSKGSRVMAFCCLALLIIPIRGGLQHIPINQSDVYFSNKLFANHAAVNLPWNVLYSLNRRNYAAQNPYKYMAMGQARKYVDSLYVLPASADNQNISVLKSTRPNVLFIILESNTAKLVGCLGGEPGVTPHIDELAREGILFTNIYSSGDRSEKGLVALLSGYPVQTTTSIIKLPRKTEHLPHLSQVLKAQGYGTSYYYGGELAFANIKSYLLNAGYDRLVSKFDFPSKTYNSKWGVHDHVLLNRWLTDLKNDKQPFFSTLFTLSSHEPYDIPIPAKFAGSDEATKFKNSMYYTDYAIGNFIEEAKKQPWWNNTVIVMAADHGHRFPGDDPNFKPSKFRIPFLLTGGALKQAYPPVSIIGSQTDIVPTLLHQLKLPTEQFKWGKDLLNPATKSFAFYVFNDGFGYVTPAGTITFDNVAKQVITKDYNVPPQQLNYGKAYMELSFEDYLNK; translated from the coding sequence GTGAAACAAGCATATCTCCGACCTGTTATTTACTTTTTTTTCTGGCTGTTTGTAAGTGTAGTAATTAAAGCTTTATTTATAGGATACCATTACACCAAGGCAGCCGAACTCACTTTTTTAGAAATTTTTAAGGTATTTTTGTACGGCTTGCGCATGGATGCTTCTTTTGCAGCCTACTTATGTGCTGTTCCGTTTATTTGTTTTCTGCTGGAAAGCCTTAAAAAACATTTATACCTCTACCGGTTAGTTAATGGTTATACCTTTCTAATAATCCTTGTTGTGGCCGGCCTGGTTACCGCTGATCTGGAAATGTATAATGCCTGGGGTTACCGGCTCGATGCAACTCCTTTGCAATATTTAAATACTCCCCAGGAAATGGTAGCTTCTGTTTCTGCAGCACCCGTATTTTTACTAACGGCTATTTTTTTGCTATTAGTTATTTTGTTTGCAGTAATTTACCACCGTGTTGTTAATCCACTTCTAAAGAAAAAAAACAACGCCTACTTTTCTAAAGGAAGTAGAGTGATGGCGTTTTGTTGCCTGGCTTTATTAATCATTCCTATCCGTGGCGGGCTGCAACATATTCCTATAAACCAGAGCGATGTCTATTTTTCCAATAAGTTGTTCGCGAATCACGCTGCGGTAAATCTACCCTGGAATGTACTCTATTCGTTAAACCGAAGAAATTACGCGGCCCAAAACCCTTACAAATACATGGCTATGGGTCAGGCACGAAAATACGTGGATTCGCTGTATGTACTGCCCGCTTCAGCCGATAACCAAAATATCTCCGTTTTAAAATCAACGCGCCCCAATGTTTTATTTATTATTCTGGAAAGCAATACTGCAAAGCTGGTGGGATGCTTGGGAGGCGAACCAGGGGTAACTCCACACATTGATGAATTAGCCCGCGAAGGAATTCTTTTCACGAATATATATTCTAGCGGCGATCGCAGCGAGAAAGGATTAGTGGCTTTATTAAGTGGCTATCCGGTGCAAACTACTACCTCTATTATTAAACTACCCCGTAAAACCGAGCACCTCCCCCACCTAAGCCAAGTATTAAAAGCGCAAGGGTACGGTACCAGTTATTATTACGGCGGAGAGCTGGCTTTTGCTAATATTAAGTCGTATTTACTAAATGCGGGGTATGATCGGTTAGTAAGTAAATTCGATTTCCCTTCTAAAACGTATAATTCCAAGTGGGGAGTACACGATCATGTTTTATTAAACCGGTGGTTAACGGATTTAAAAAACGATAAACAACCTTTCTTTTCCACCTTATTTACGCTTAGCAGCCACGAACCTTATGATATTCCTATTCCGGCTAAGTTTGCTGGTTCCGATGAAGCTACTAAGTTTAAAAATTCAATGTATTATACCGATTATGCCATTGGTAATTTTATAGAAGAAGCTAAAAAGCAACCGTGGTGGAATAATACGGTAATTGTTATGGCGGCAGATCATGGTCACCGGTTTCCAGGCGACGATCCTAATTTTAAACCTAGTAAGTTTCGCATTCCTTTTTTACTTACCGGAGGTGCACTTAAACAAGCTTATCCGCCCGTATCTATTATTGGTTCGCAAACGGATATTGTACCAACCTTGCTCCATCAGCTAAAATTACCTACCGAGCAATTTAAATGGGGAAAAGATCTTCTGAATCCGGCTACTAAATCTTTCGCTTTTTACGTTTTTAACGATGGCTTTGGCTATGTAACCCCTGCCGGCACTATTACCTTCGATAATGTTGCTAAACAAGTAATTACCAAAGATTATAACGTACCCCCGCAACAACTTAATTATGGTAAAGCCTACATGGAGCTTTCCTTCGAAGATTATTTAAATAAGTAG